The following are encoded in a window of Nibricoccus aquaticus genomic DNA:
- the ilvD gene encoding dihydroxy-acid dehydratase has translation MSNTKPADPLRPHSSVVVDGNDRAPARSMLRAVGFTDEDFKKPQIAVASSASNMTPCNVHLGDLSEHAQKGINAAGGKAVYFNTITVTDGISMGTQGMRYSLVSRDVIADSIETAVAAEGFDGLVAIGGCDKNMPGCMMAIARLNRPAVFIYGGSILPGFTPGDCDHKKPLDIVSVFEAVGKHAKGEIDDKGLRDVEASAIPGPGSCGGMYTANTMATAIEALGMSLPNSSAQLAVGKEKREDCERAGAAVMAMLKKGTKPRDILTRKAFENSITVCLALGGSTNLILHLLAIAHSAEVPLTLADFKTIGDRVPLLADVKPFGKYGMAHLIRIGGIRPMMKILLDRGLLHGDVLTVTGETMAESLKDVQPYPSYPDQQDVIRPWDQPIKKDTHLRVLHGNLAPGGAVGKITGKEGLYFKGPAKVYESEEDALQGVLRGDVVKGDVVVIRNEGPVGGPGMREMLSPTSAIAGRGLIKDVALITDGRFSGGSHGFDVGHITPEAAKGGPIGIVRNGDLIEIDAVKNTMSLLIPDAEYASRLAAYKPLPPKETRGVLAKYARLVATASEGAVTDKYL, from the coding sequence ATGAGCAACACCAAGCCCGCTGATCCCCTGCGCCCCCACTCGTCCGTCGTCGTTGACGGCAACGACCGTGCCCCCGCCCGCTCCATGCTCCGCGCCGTCGGCTTCACCGACGAGGACTTCAAGAAACCCCAGATCGCCGTCGCCTCTTCCGCGAGCAACATGACGCCCTGCAACGTCCACCTCGGCGACCTCAGCGAGCACGCGCAAAAAGGCATCAACGCCGCCGGCGGCAAAGCAGTTTATTTCAACACCATCACCGTCACCGACGGCATCAGCATGGGAACGCAGGGCATGAGATACTCGCTCGTCTCCCGCGACGTCATCGCCGACTCCATCGAGACCGCTGTCGCCGCCGAGGGTTTCGACGGCCTCGTCGCCATCGGTGGCTGCGACAAAAACATGCCCGGTTGCATGATGGCCATCGCCCGCCTCAACCGCCCCGCCGTCTTCATCTACGGCGGCAGCATTCTCCCCGGCTTCACCCCCGGCGACTGCGACCACAAGAAGCCTCTCGACATCGTCTCCGTCTTCGAAGCCGTCGGCAAACACGCCAAAGGCGAGATCGACGACAAGGGCCTGCGCGACGTCGAGGCCAGCGCCATCCCCGGCCCCGGCTCCTGCGGCGGCATGTACACCGCCAACACCATGGCCACCGCCATCGAGGCGCTCGGCATGAGCCTCCCCAACAGCAGCGCCCAACTCGCCGTCGGCAAAGAGAAACGCGAAGACTGCGAACGCGCCGGCGCCGCCGTCATGGCCATGCTCAAGAAAGGCACCAAACCCCGCGACATCCTCACACGAAAAGCCTTCGAAAATTCCATCACCGTCTGCCTCGCGCTCGGCGGTTCGACCAATCTCATCCTCCACCTCCTCGCCATCGCGCACTCCGCCGAAGTCCCGCTCACCCTCGCCGACTTCAAAACCATCGGCGACCGCGTCCCGCTCCTCGCCGACGTGAAACCATTCGGCAAATACGGCATGGCCCACCTCATCCGCATCGGCGGCATCCGCCCGATGATGAAGATCCTCCTCGATCGCGGCCTCCTCCACGGCGACGTCCTCACCGTCACCGGCGAGACCATGGCCGAGTCCCTCAAGGACGTTCAACCCTACCCGTCCTACCCCGACCAGCAGGACGTCATCCGCCCCTGGGACCAGCCCATCAAGAAAGACACCCACCTCCGCGTGCTCCACGGCAACCTCGCCCCCGGCGGCGCCGTCGGCAAAATCACCGGCAAGGAAGGCCTCTACTTCAAAGGCCCCGCCAAGGTTTACGAGAGCGAGGAAGACGCGCTCCAAGGCGTCCTCCGTGGCGATGTCGTCAAAGGCGACGTCGTCGTCATCCGCAACGAAGGCCCGGTCGGAGGCCCCGGCATGAGAGAAATGCTTTCGCCCACCAGCGCCATCGCCGGCCGCGGCCTCATCAAAGACGTCGCCCTCATCACCGACGGCCGCTTCTCCGGCGGCTCGCACGGTTTCGACGTCGGCCACATCACCCCCGAAGCCGCGAAAGGCGGCCCCATCGGCATCGTGCGCAACGGCGACCTCATCGAAATCGACGCCGTCAAAAACACCATGAGCCTCCTCATCCCCGACGCCGAATACGCCTCGCGTCTAGCCGCCTACAAACCGCTACCACCCAAAGAAACCCGCGGCGTCCTCGCGAAATACGCCAGACTCGTCGCCACCGCCTCCGAAGGCGCGGTCACCGACAAGTACCTCTGA
- the pheA gene encoding prephenate dehydratase, producing MDLTPFREKIDALDQQIVELLNQRLAVAAEIGKAKRGSGGQIYVAEREDAVFRKVTGLNQGPIKDDALRAIYREIMSAAIALEQPLLIAYLGPEATNSHQAALKKFGASVNYHAFSTFADIFTAVEKGEADYGIIPIENSTEGSVRDALDQFVGSDLKIVAQLYLEISYTLISKSPLEKITKVYSKDQALAQCRMWLQRHLPHAQLIDTASTARSVQIARDEEGAAGVAPEIAATHYGVPVVAKGIQDKANNTTRFFVIGKKPSGPVGNGRDMTSLLISLGDEDAANSGALLKMLKPLADRGINLSKIESRPSKRRAWDYYFFLDVAGHHDDPAMREAITELKQFCTMVKWLGSYPVAG from the coding sequence ATGGACCTCACACCTTTTCGCGAGAAGATCGATGCGCTTGACCAGCAGATCGTGGAGCTGCTCAACCAACGTCTGGCGGTTGCCGCCGAGATTGGGAAAGCGAAGCGCGGCTCGGGTGGGCAGATCTATGTTGCCGAGCGTGAAGACGCGGTTTTCCGCAAAGTTACCGGGCTGAACCAAGGACCGATCAAGGATGACGCGCTGCGCGCTATCTATCGTGAGATCATGTCGGCGGCCATCGCGTTGGAGCAGCCATTGCTCATCGCGTATCTCGGGCCGGAGGCGACGAACAGTCATCAGGCGGCGCTTAAGAAATTCGGAGCGAGCGTTAACTATCACGCGTTCTCGACGTTTGCGGACATTTTCACGGCGGTGGAGAAGGGCGAAGCGGATTACGGGATCATCCCGATTGAGAACTCGACGGAAGGGTCGGTGCGCGATGCGCTGGATCAGTTTGTCGGATCGGATCTGAAGATCGTCGCGCAGCTTTATCTGGAGATCTCGTACACGTTGATCTCGAAATCGCCGCTGGAGAAGATCACGAAGGTTTACTCGAAGGATCAGGCGCTCGCGCAGTGCCGCATGTGGCTGCAGCGGCATTTACCGCACGCGCAGTTGATCGATACGGCGAGCACCGCGCGGTCGGTGCAGATCGCGCGCGATGAGGAAGGCGCGGCGGGCGTGGCGCCGGAAATCGCCGCGACGCACTATGGCGTGCCGGTGGTGGCGAAGGGCATTCAGGACAAGGCGAACAATACGACGCGGTTTTTCGTCATCGGAAAAAAGCCGTCGGGGCCGGTCGGCAACGGGCGTGATATGACGAGCCTGTTGATCTCGCTCGGTGATGAAGACGCGGCGAATTCGGGCGCGCTTTTGAAGATGCTGAAGCCGCTGGCGGATCGCGGGATCAATTTGTCGAAGATCGAATCGCGGCCGAGCAAGCGGCGGGCGTGGGATTACTATTTCTTCCTCGATGTGGCAGGGCATCACGACGATCCGGCGATGCGTGAAGCGATCACGGAGCTGAAGCAATTTTGCACGATGGTGAAGTGGCTGGGGAGTTATCCGGTCGCGGGGTGA
- a CDS encoding ThuA domain-containing protein yields the protein MTPLPFFIALLLALSLPAFSSATEQPRAQSLSTPPLRALLITGGCCHDYATQTQHLTAAVAKIAPATEWTIVHEGGTGTRAELPLYDNPDWASPYDVIVHNECFADTATPDYIRKITAAHRAGKPAVVIHCAMHSYRAAQIDDWREFLGVTSRRHDHQSRYLVHAVEPTHPALKKFPASAPWVTPLDELYIIEKLWPTARALAVSKSEKDGADHPVIWTNDYHGTRVFGTTFGHGNATWEDPVFQTLLAHGLLWAAGREN from the coding sequence ATGACACCCCTACCATTCTTCATCGCCCTCCTCCTCGCCCTCAGCCTCCCGGCCTTCAGCTCCGCCACCGAACAACCACGTGCGCAAAGCCTCTCCACGCCGCCCCTCCGCGCCCTCCTCATCACCGGCGGCTGCTGTCACGACTACGCCACCCAAACCCAGCACCTCACCGCCGCCGTCGCCAAAATCGCCCCCGCCACCGAGTGGACCATCGTCCACGAAGGCGGCACCGGCACCCGCGCCGAACTCCCCCTCTACGACAACCCCGACTGGGCCAGCCCCTACGACGTCATCGTTCACAACGAGTGCTTCGCCGACACCGCCACCCCCGACTACATCCGCAAAATCACCGCCGCCCACCGCGCCGGCAAACCCGCCGTCGTCATTCACTGCGCCATGCACAGCTACCGCGCCGCGCAAATCGACGACTGGCGCGAATTCCTCGGCGTCACCAGCCGCCGCCACGACCACCAATCCCGTTACCTCGTCCACGCCGTCGAGCCCACCCACCCCGCGCTGAAAAAATTCCCCGCGTCCGCCCCCTGGGTCACCCCGCTCGACGAACTCTACATCATCGAAAAACTCTGGCCCACCGCCCGTGCCCTCGCCGTTTCCAAAAGCGAAAAAGACGGCGCCGACCACCCCGTCATCTGGACCAACGACTACCACGGCACCCGCGTCTTCGGCACCACCTTCGGCCACGGCAACGCGACATGGGAAGACCCCGTCTTCCAAACCCTCCTTGCCCACGGCCTCCTCTGGGCCGCCGGTCGCGAGAACTGA
- a CDS encoding response regulator transcription factor, with translation MKALVIDDDPSTQKIMKLLLEKSGFEPVIHSDGQKGCEAALAPDAPSLVILDWMLPDMDGLAVCKKLRAAALRVRPYILFLTSKKEKADAASGLDIGADDFVSKPFNVAELQARLRVAQRTLEYQRELQKKAEAFEVHAQRSQLLGEISVKQKVADAPVQAAKAAVASAPGKKEIKPTDFSNQEIRFLLSATLMEMRLVLEAAKVRNGAEPLSLKSCDYCAWGGLLLGNDNAWLDIMVALKGTTLTALFGKALDRKATSEVEHRYFLAEIARAIMMGFMRTLERRSGGVQHPLMSRTVKVETSSAFPPLPPESKSYDLVIEGEAVQLILAMHECPALELAPGALRELDVLAEQFPSREVSEVPMFMSGVVLTPRFIEKLVYHVETSQVGELVRVRRPSGMAQYFNYAD, from the coding sequence ATGAAAGCCCTCGTCATCGACGACGATCCGTCGACGCAGAAAATCATGAAGCTCCTGCTGGAGAAATCCGGGTTCGAGCCGGTGATTCATTCCGACGGGCAAAAAGGGTGCGAGGCTGCGCTGGCCCCGGATGCGCCATCGTTGGTGATCCTCGACTGGATGCTGCCGGATATGGACGGCCTCGCGGTATGCAAAAAATTGCGCGCGGCCGCTCTGAGGGTGCGGCCGTATATTTTGTTTCTAACATCGAAGAAGGAGAAAGCTGACGCGGCTTCGGGGCTGGATATCGGCGCGGACGATTTTGTTTCAAAGCCGTTTAATGTCGCGGAGCTGCAGGCGCGGTTGCGCGTGGCGCAGCGGACGCTCGAGTATCAGCGCGAGCTGCAGAAGAAGGCGGAGGCGTTTGAGGTTCACGCCCAGCGCAGCCAGCTGCTGGGGGAAATCAGCGTGAAGCAGAAGGTGGCGGATGCGCCGGTGCAGGCGGCGAAGGCGGCGGTGGCTTCAGCGCCGGGCAAGAAAGAGATCAAGCCGACGGATTTTTCGAATCAGGAGATCCGGTTTTTGCTTTCGGCGACGTTGATGGAAATGCGTCTGGTGCTCGAAGCGGCGAAGGTGCGCAACGGTGCGGAGCCGTTGAGCCTGAAGTCGTGCGATTATTGCGCGTGGGGCGGGCTGCTGCTGGGGAACGACAACGCGTGGCTGGACATCATGGTGGCGTTAAAGGGGACGACGTTGACCGCGCTTTTCGGGAAGGCGCTGGATCGCAAGGCGACGAGCGAGGTGGAACACCGGTATTTTTTGGCGGAGATCGCGCGTGCGATCATGATGGGGTTCATGCGTACGCTGGAGCGGCGGAGCGGGGGTGTGCAGCATCCGTTGATGTCGCGTACGGTGAAAGTGGAGACGAGCAGTGCGTTCCCTCCGCTGCCGCCTGAGAGCAAATCCTACGACCTGGTGATCGAGGGCGAGGCGGTGCAGTTGATCCTTGCGATGCATGAGTGTCCGGCTCTGGAGCTGGCGCCAGGCGCGCTTCGTGAGCTGGATGTGCTGGCGGAGCAGTTTCCGTCGAGAGAAGTGAGCGAAGTTCCGATGTTCATGAGTGGCGTGGTGCTGACGCCGCGGTTCATCGAAAAGCTGGTCTATCACGTGGAGACATCGCAGGTGGGAGAACTTGTGCGCGTGCGCCGGCCGTCGGGGATGGCGCAGTATTTTAATTACGCGGACTGA
- a CDS encoding Ppx/GppA phosphatase family protein, whose amino-acid sequence MPSVSPTVAILDIGSNSIKILIARRDPATGQLTAEKYKTLDARISTGISKANPRLTEDAMTRGLAAIQELLADAAPFSPAKIILVATSAVRDAANGSDFRARVLAATGHPIRILSGDEEAALIGRGLTCDPALAHLRDFYVFDLGGGSLECLAFRDRQITQAVSLQLGCVRLTERFIADPAQPLSPETIARIAAHTRDTLDVSGFRFDLPPTAATIGTGGTVTTARTILGQRAGKELADTDTFVSTAQLRELLDFTGQQPLATRREIPGLPPARADVFPTALITLLALTDLGHFPGLHNSLYNLRWGLAADALSP is encoded by the coding sequence ATGCCTTCCGTCTCTCCCACCGTCGCCATCCTCGATATCGGCTCCAACTCCATCAAAATCCTGATCGCCCGCCGCGACCCCGCCACCGGCCAGCTCACCGCCGAGAAATACAAAACCCTCGACGCCCGCATCTCCACCGGCATCTCCAAAGCCAACCCCCGCCTCACCGAAGACGCCATGACCCGCGGCCTCGCCGCTATCCAGGAACTCCTCGCCGACGCCGCGCCCTTCTCTCCCGCGAAAATCATCCTCGTCGCCACCAGTGCCGTCCGTGACGCCGCCAATGGCTCCGACTTCCGCGCCCGCGTCCTCGCCGCCACCGGCCACCCCATCCGCATCCTCTCGGGCGACGAAGAAGCCGCCCTCATCGGCCGCGGCCTCACCTGCGATCCCGCGCTCGCCCACCTCCGCGACTTCTACGTCTTCGACCTCGGCGGCGGCTCCCTCGAATGCCTCGCCTTCCGCGACCGCCAGATCACCCAGGCCGTCAGCCTCCAGCTCGGCTGCGTCCGTCTCACCGAACGCTTCATCGCCGATCCCGCACAACCGCTCTCACCCGAAACCATCGCCCGCATCGCCGCCCACACCCGCGACACCCTTGACGTTTCCGGCTTCCGCTTCGACCTCCCGCCCACCGCCGCCACCATCGGCACCGGCGGCACCGTCACCACCGCCCGCACCATCCTCGGCCAGCGCGCGGGCAAAGAACTCGCCGACACCGACACCTTCGTATCCACCGCCCAACTCCGCGAACTCCTCGACTTCACCGGCCAGCAACCCCTCGCCACCCGCCGCGAAATCCCCGGCCTACCCCCCGCCCGCGCCGACGTCTTCCCCACCGCCCTCATCACACTCCTCGCCCTCACCGACCTCGGCCACTTCCCCGGCCTCCACAACTCCCTCTACAACCTCCGCTGGGGCCTCGCCGCCGACGCCCTCTCGCCCTGA
- a CDS encoding glucose-6-phosphate isomerase, protein MSSWNRFKKYYYQNAALGLSLDISRIPFPDDFLASKEGAIQKAFADMGALEKGAISNPDEQRMVGHYWLRAPQLAPTKDLSNEISSTLNSIKDFAAKVHSGAIKAPGGAKFTHVLVIGIGGSALGPQFVNHALGQPGIDKMAVTFFDNTDPDGIDYVLGTLSGHLATTLAIVISKSGGTAETRNGQLEAAAAFKAAGLDYTKHYVAVTGAGSKLEQTAIKENWIARFPMWDWVGGRTSELCAVGLLPAALQGLDIQAMLDGAAAIDVVTRSTKTSENPAALLALMWYYATNGVGAKDMVVLPYKDRLLLFSRYLQQLVMESLGKELDLNGKVVNQGIAVYGNKGSTDQHAYVQQLREGVNNFFVTFIEVLKDRSGKSLEVEPGITAGDYLQGFYLGTRDALSEKDRSSVTITLPDVSARTIGILIGLYERVVGFYASLVGINAYHQPGVEAGKKAAGGVIALKLKLDAALKSAAGKPQTAEALATSVGGNPELTFKILEHLAANGSVKKTPAANVFDSTYSA, encoded by the coding sequence ATGTCTTCCTGGAATCGCTTCAAAAAGTACTACTACCAAAACGCCGCGCTCGGCCTGTCCCTCGACATCAGCCGCATCCCTTTCCCGGATGACTTCCTCGCCTCGAAAGAAGGCGCCATCCAGAAAGCCTTCGCTGATATGGGCGCGCTCGAAAAAGGCGCTATCTCCAATCCCGATGAGCAACGCATGGTCGGCCACTACTGGCTCCGCGCTCCGCAGCTCGCCCCGACCAAAGACCTGAGCAACGAAATCTCCAGCACGCTCAACTCGATCAAAGACTTCGCCGCCAAGGTTCACTCCGGCGCGATCAAAGCCCCCGGCGGTGCGAAATTCACGCACGTCCTCGTCATCGGTATCGGCGGCTCCGCCCTCGGCCCCCAATTCGTCAACCACGCCCTCGGCCAGCCCGGCATCGACAAGATGGCCGTCACCTTCTTCGACAACACCGACCCCGACGGCATCGACTACGTCCTCGGCACCCTCTCCGGCCACCTCGCCACCACGCTCGCCATCGTCATCTCGAAATCTGGCGGCACCGCAGAAACGCGCAACGGCCAGCTCGAAGCCGCCGCCGCCTTCAAAGCCGCCGGTCTCGACTACACCAAACACTACGTCGCCGTCACCGGCGCCGGCTCGAAACTCGAACAGACCGCCATCAAAGAAAACTGGATCGCCCGTTTCCCGATGTGGGACTGGGTCGGCGGCCGCACCTCCGAACTCTGCGCCGTCGGCCTCCTCCCCGCCGCTCTCCAAGGTCTCGACATCCAGGCCATGCTCGATGGCGCCGCCGCGATCGACGTCGTCACGCGCTCAACGAAAACCTCCGAAAACCCCGCCGCTCTCCTCGCCCTCATGTGGTACTACGCCACCAACGGCGTCGGCGCGAAAGACATGGTCGTCCTCCCGTACAAAGACCGCCTCCTCCTCTTCTCCCGCTACCTCCAGCAACTCGTCATGGAGTCTCTCGGCAAGGAGCTCGATCTCAACGGCAAGGTCGTCAACCAAGGCATCGCCGTCTACGGCAACAAGGGCTCGACCGACCAGCACGCCTACGTGCAACAGCTCCGCGAGGGCGTGAACAACTTCTTCGTCACCTTCATCGAGGTCCTCAAAGACCGCTCCGGCAAATCCCTCGAAGTCGAACCCGGCATCACCGCCGGCGACTACCTCCAAGGCTTCTACCTCGGCACCCGCGACGCCCTTAGCGAAAAAGACCGCAGCTCCGTCACCATCACGCTGCCCGATGTCTCCGCCCGCACGATCGGCATCCTCATCGGCCTCTACGAACGCGTCGTCGGCTTCTACGCCTCGCTCGTCGGCATCAACGCCTACCACCAGCCCGGTGTCGAAGCCGGCAAGAAAGCCGCCGGCGGCGTCATCGCCCTCAAACTCAAACTCGACGCCGCACTCAAATCCGCCGCCGGCAAACCCCAGACCGCCGAAGCCCTCGCCACCTCAGTCGGCGGCAACCCCGAGCTCACCTTCAAGATCCTCGAACACCTCGCCGCCAACGGCTCCGTCAAAAAGACCCCCGCCGCGAACGTCTTCGACTCCACCTACAGCGCCTAA
- a CDS encoding flagellin, whose amino-acid sequence MSLVINTNTAATLASSNLASSNALLSRSLNRLSSGSKIVNPADDAGGLAVSMKQSAAVKRLAAINTNLGNTTSFLQTQDGVLKVAGKILERIGELKTLNGDVTKNASDLANYNTEFTALKNQLTSLATEKFNGVSLFGTSSLSVQTADDVTATMSVAAIDLLGGAPGTPVTINFNTNSTVTPFSPSGPGTLTATGASLVFTGGGGWGDIIGDLYAGQSVAYDGAGGWSSLSSGAISGTSVNIDDNNLGGTATFTPAAASATNTGNVANAGSLSALSLTTITGALQDIATHRAANGAQQSRVSFASELLATNKANLEASVSRIVDVDVAQESTQLARYNTLVQAGTAMLAQANQSSQSALRLLS is encoded by the coding sequence ATGAGCCTAGTCATCAACACCAACACCGCCGCCACTCTCGCGAGCTCCAATCTCGCGAGCTCCAACGCCCTGCTCTCCCGCAGCCTCAACCGGCTCTCCAGTGGCAGCAAAATCGTGAACCCCGCCGACGACGCCGGCGGACTCGCCGTCTCGATGAAACAAAGCGCCGCGGTGAAACGCCTCGCCGCGATCAACACGAATCTCGGCAACACCACGTCCTTCCTCCAGACGCAGGACGGCGTCCTTAAAGTCGCCGGCAAAATTCTCGAACGCATCGGCGAACTCAAAACGCTCAACGGCGACGTCACCAAAAACGCGTCCGACCTCGCCAACTACAACACCGAGTTCACTGCGCTGAAAAACCAGCTCACCTCGCTCGCCACCGAAAAATTCAACGGAGTCTCCCTCTTCGGCACCAGCTCCCTGAGCGTGCAAACCGCCGACGACGTCACCGCCACGATGTCCGTCGCCGCGATCGACCTCCTCGGCGGCGCCCCCGGCACACCCGTCACGATCAATTTCAACACCAACTCCACCGTCACTCCTTTCAGCCCCTCCGGCCCCGGCACGCTCACTGCCACCGGTGCCTCGCTCGTTTTCACCGGCGGCGGCGGCTGGGGCGATATTATCGGCGATCTCTACGCCGGCCAGTCCGTGGCCTACGACGGAGCTGGCGGTTGGAGTTCTCTTAGCTCAGGCGCCATCTCAGGAACCAGCGTCAACATCGACGACAACAACCTCGGCGGCACCGCCACCTTCACGCCCGCAGCCGCCTCCGCCACCAACACCGGCAACGTCGCCAACGCCGGCTCCCTCTCCGCCCTCTCGCTCACCACCATCACCGGCGCGCTCCAGGACATCGCCACCCATCGCGCCGCCAACGGCGCCCAGCAAAGCCGCGTCTCTTTCGCCTCCGAACTTCTCGCCACCAACAAAGCCAACCTCGAAGCCTCCGTCAGCCGCATCGTGGATGTGGATGTCGCCCAGGAATCCACCCAGCTCGCCCGTTACAACACACTCGTTCAGGCCGGCACCGCCATGCTCGCCCAAGCCAACCAAAGCTCCCAAAGCGCACTCCGCCTCCTCAGCTAA
- the rsmI gene encoding 16S rRNA (cytidine(1402)-2'-O)-methyltransferase, with protein MTAPTPASTTALAPAPTNASLTPLPGHLYVVATPIGNLADLTERARAILAAVDLVACEDTRTTGGLLTRLGLHKPLIAYHDHNETDAAEHLSAQLAAGKSIALVSDAGTPAISDPGFRLVRACRRKNLPVVPVPGPCALAAILSASGLPTNGFLFAGFLPAKTAARTAFLEKYRDFDYTLALYESCHRIDKFADEILATLGPDRVICIAKEITKLHETFLVGTASDVHARLAKTSLKGEFALLIAPPDFVL; from the coding sequence ATGACCGCGCCAACTCCCGCCTCAACCACTGCTCTCGCGCCTGCGCCCACCAACGCCTCTCTCACGCCCCTCCCCGGTCATCTCTACGTCGTCGCCACCCCCATCGGCAACCTCGCCGACCTCACCGAACGCGCCCGCGCCATCCTCGCCGCCGTCGATCTCGTCGCCTGCGAAGACACCCGCACCACCGGCGGACTCCTCACCCGCCTCGGTCTTCACAAGCCTCTCATCGCCTACCACGACCACAACGAAACTGACGCCGCCGAACACCTCTCCGCACAACTTGCCGCCGGCAAATCCATCGCCCTCGTTTCCGACGCCGGCACTCCGGCGATCAGTGACCCCGGCTTCCGTCTCGTCCGCGCCTGCCGCCGCAAAAACCTCCCCGTCGTCCCCGTCCCCGGCCCCTGCGCCCTCGCCGCCATCCTCAGCGCCTCCGGCCTCCCCACCAACGGCTTTCTCTTCGCCGGTTTCCTCCCCGCCAAAACCGCCGCCCGCACCGCCTTCCTCGAAAAGTACCGGGATTTCGACTACACCCTCGCCCTCTACGAAAGCTGCCACCGCATCGATAAGTTCGCCGACGAGATCCTCGCCACGCTAGGCCCCGACCGCGTCATCTGCATCGCGAAAGAAATCACCAAACTCCACGAAACCTTCCTCGTCGGCACCGCGAGCGACGTCCACGCCCGCCTCGCCAAAACCTCCCTCAAAGGCGAATTCGCCCTCCTCATCGCCCCACCTGATTTTGTGCTCTGA
- the scpB gene encoding SMC-Scp complex subunit ScpB encodes MAFNLQKVLKALLFSSSQPLSVKDVQAVFARFHDQAVLPVVNEGETESAATAETGGEEKLEAGSQMPEATAGSVEATEVAVVSPEEKDAELYQDVPSLITATQIREAMAAIGEELRVANDIYLLIEGPTGFRIVTHPRFARWIRIQRDEPAPVKLTQSALETLAIVAYRQPVTRTELEAIRGVSAEAGLNKLMERELVYITGRADLPGRPLQYGTTDKFLDFVGVKSLVELPASDVLSPRQIDEWMKNAINPKTPTDAEMGLPLEEGEGDSPNLEAVSVEHHDHSQDAMSESAEESVESSVETVVSEAASEDASDADEAAAADESEEKPV; translated from the coding sequence ATGGCTTTCAATCTGCAAAAAGTGCTCAAGGCGCTGCTCTTTTCTTCGAGCCAGCCGCTTTCGGTTAAGGACGTTCAGGCGGTCTTCGCGCGCTTTCATGACCAGGCGGTTTTGCCGGTGGTGAACGAAGGCGAAACTGAGAGCGCAGCGACTGCGGAGACTGGCGGGGAAGAGAAGCTGGAAGCCGGAAGCCAGATGCCAGAGGCTACGGCGGGCTCGGTGGAGGCGACTGAGGTTGCCGTGGTTTCGCCGGAAGAAAAGGACGCGGAGCTTTATCAGGATGTGCCATCGCTGATCACGGCGACGCAGATTCGCGAGGCGATGGCGGCGATCGGAGAAGAGCTGCGCGTGGCGAACGATATTTATCTGCTGATCGAGGGACCGACGGGATTTCGCATCGTGACGCATCCGCGTTTCGCGCGGTGGATTCGTATCCAGCGTGATGAGCCTGCGCCGGTGAAGTTGACGCAGTCGGCGCTCGAGACGCTCGCGATCGTGGCGTACCGTCAGCCGGTGACGCGCACGGAGCTGGAGGCGATTCGTGGTGTGTCGGCGGAGGCGGGGTTGAACAAGTTGATGGAGCGCGAGCTCGTTTATATCACGGGGCGCGCGGATTTGCCGGGACGTCCGTTGCAGTATGGGACGACGGACAAGTTTTTGGATTTTGTCGGTGTGAAATCGCTCGTGGAGTTGCCGGCGTCGGACGTGTTGTCGCCGCGGCAGATCGACGAGTGGATGAAGAACGCGATCAATCCCAAGACGCCGACGGATGCGGAGATGGGACTGCCGTTGGAGGAGGGCGAAGGTGATTCGCCCAATCTCGAAGCGGTGTCGGTGGAGCATCACGATCACTCGCAGGATGCGATGTCGGAGTCGGCGGAAGAGTCTGTTGAATCCTCAGTGGAAACTGTGGTCTCTGAGGCTGCGTCAGAAGACGCGAGTGATGCGGATGAAGCGGCGGCGGCAGATGAGTCGGAAGAGAAACCTGTTTAA